Proteins encoded by one window of Rhodamnia argentea isolate NSW1041297 chromosome 6, ASM2092103v1, whole genome shotgun sequence:
- the LOC115734492 gene encoding uncharacterized protein At2g34460, chloroplastic, which yields MATQFTFTPLSNSPVALDRFIKAPLKCAPPTLPSLSFSRRNSCPDASISGPRRRAVAAPVVNAVKEEVIESPATELVADSGATSPASSKLVFVAGGSGGVGQLVVASLLERNIKTRLLLRDLDKAKSLFGQQDEERLQVWQGDTRNPEHLDPSMFEGVTHVICCTGTTAFPSKRWEGDNSPERVDWEGVRNLISALPSSVKRVVLVSSVGVTKFNELPWSIMNLFGVLKSKKMGEDFLRQSGLPFTILRPGRLTDGPYTSYDLNTLLKATAGQRRAVVIGQGDKLVGEVSRLVVAEACIQLLDIEFAEGEIYEINSVEGQGPGSDPQKWRELFKSPKV from the exons ATGGCGACACAGTTCACCTTCACTCCCCTCTCCAACTCTCCCGTCGCACTCGACAGATTCATCAAAGCGCCTCTGAAATGTGCTCCCCCCACTCTTCCTTCGCTGAGCTTCTCTCGTCGAAATAGTTGCCCTGACGCTTCTATTTCCGGCCCGAGAAGGAGGGCCGTCGCGGCGCCCGTCGTTAATGCCGTGAAGGAGGAAGTGATCGAGTCTCCCGCCACCGAGCTCGTCGCTGATTCTGGAGCCACTTCCCCGGCATCCTCTAAGCTGGTCTTCGTCGCCGGAGGCTCCGGTGGCGTCG gACAGTTAGTTGTGGCATCATTGCTTGAAAGGAATATTAAAACACGCCTCTTGCTACGAGATCTTGATAAGGCTAAATCTTTGTTTGGCCAACAAGATGAAGAGAGACTACAG GTATGGCAAGGAGACACAAGGAACCCAGAGCATCTGGATCCATCCATGTTTGAG GGAGTCACGCATGTCATTTGCTGCACAGGAACTACAGCCTTTCCTTCAAAGCGATGGGAGGGGGATAATTCTCCAGAAAGAGTAG ATTGGGAGGGTGTGAGAAATCTTATCTCTGCTCTGCCTTCGTCCGTGAAGAGAGTAGTTCTTGTTTCTTCCGTGGGAGTTACTAAGTTCAACGAGCTGCCTTGGAG CATCATGAACCTTTTTGGAGTCCTTAAATCTAAGAAGATGGGGGAAGACTTTCTTCGTCAATCTGGTCTTCCATTTACTATACTGAG ACCCGGTAGATTGACTGACGGGCCCTACACATCGTATGACTTAAATACTTTGCTCAAAGCTACAGCTGGCCAACGGCGTGCTGTTGTCATTGGTCAAG GGGATAAACTCGTTGGAGAGGTTAGCAGGCTTGTCGTTGCTGAAGCTTGCATACAGTTACTGGACATAGAATTTGCTGAGGGCGAAATATATGAAATCAACTCTGTTGAG GGACAAGGTCCAGGAAGTGATCCTCAGAAATGGAGAGAACTGTTCAAATCTCCCAAAGTATAG
- the LOC115734444 gene encoding scarecrow-like protein 3: MFQDDGSSSVTSAPLQFCPLMSLSPGFGSPNSLLKELKSEERGLYLIHLLLACANHVANGNLENANIALEQISQLASPDGDTMQRIAAYFAEALADRILKSWPGLHKALNSTKLSFLPEELLVRKLFFELFPFLKSAFVLTNQAIMEAMESEKMVHIIDLNATEPTQWIALLQSLNARPEGPPHLRITGIHQHKEVLDLMARSLTEEAERLDIPFQFNPIVSKLENVEVENLSVKTGEALAISSVLQLHSLLAFDHEHHQKRSPLSFKNMNVTDSHRVLLMSQNSLGELLQKDLVNGSSPSTDSAASSPLSLNVSVKMDNFLNALWGLSPKVMVVTEQDSNHNGSTLLERLVEALHSYAALFDCLESTVSRTSLERLKVEKLLFGKEIKNIISGEGAERKERHEKLDKWIQRLDLAGFGNAPLSYYGRLQARRLMQAYNCDAYKIKEDNGCVVMCWQDRPLFSVSAWMCRK; encoded by the coding sequence ATGTTTCAAGACGACGGGTCTTCCTCCGTGACATCCGCTCCTCTCCAGTTCTGTCCCCTGATGTCGCTTTCGCCGGGCTTTGGGTCCCCGAACTCATTGCTGAAGGAACTAAAATCGGAGGAGCGGGGCTTGTACTTGATACATTTGTTGCTCGCTTGTGCGAATCACGTCGCCAACGGTAACCTCGAGAATGCAAATATAGCCCTCGAGCAAATCTCTCAGCTTGCGTCTCCCGATGGGGATACTATGCAACGGATTGCCGCATACTTTGCAGAGGCGCTCGCTGACCGGATACTGAAGTCGTGGCCTGGCCTTCATAAGGCCCTTAATTCTACTAAACTATCGTTTCTGCCTGAAGAGCTTCTTGTCAGGAAGCTGTTCTTCGAGCTGTTTCCTTTCTTGAAGTCGGCATTTGTGCTCACCAACCAAGCTATAATGGAAGCTATGGAGTCGGAGAAGATGGTTCATATTATTGATCTCAATGCAACGGAGCCCACACAGTGGATTGCGCTTCTTCAGTCTTTGAATGCGCGGCCTGAAGGACCGCCCCATCTCAGGATCACAGGGATTCATCAGCACAAAGAGGTCTTAGATCTTATGGCCCGCAGTTTGACTGAAGAAGCAGAAAGATTGGATATTCCATTTCAGTTTAATCCAATCGTTAGCAAATTAGAGAATGTTGAGGTTGAAAATTTGAGTGTGAAGACTGGCGAGGCTTTGGCAATCAGCTCAGTTCTTCAGTTGCATTCCCTATTGGCCTTTGACCATGAgcatcaccagaaaagatcgCCTCTTTCATTCAAGAATATGAATGTAACTGACTCACACAGAGTCTTACTGATGAGCCAAAATTCGCTGGGTGAACTGCTTCAGAAAGACTTGGTAAATGGGAGTAGCCCAAGTACCGATTCAGCTGCATCGTCGCCGCTTTCTCTAAATGTTTCTGTCAAGATGGATAATTTCCTCAATGCTTTGTGGGGATTATCCCCGAAGGTTATGGTAGTGACAGAGCAAGACTCGAACCACAACGGGTCCACTCTGTTGGAGCGGCTCGTGGAAGCTTTGCACTCTTATGCAGCATTATTCGATTGTTTGGAGTCTACGGTGTCGAGGACATCCTTAGAGAGATTGAAGGTGGAGAAATTGctatttggaaaagaaatcaagaataTTATATCGGGTGAGGGAGCCGAAAGGAAGGAACGACATGAGAAGCTCGACAAGTGGATCCAGAGGCTTGACTTGGCTGGATTCGGGAATGCGCCGTTGAGCTACTATGGGAGGTTGCAGGCAAGGAGGTTGATGCAGGCATACAATTGTGACGCgtataagatcaaagaagaCAACGGATGCGTAGTGATGTGCTGGCAAGATCGGCCTCTTTTCTCCGTCTCAGCTTGGATGTGTAGAAAGTAA
- the LOC115734179 gene encoding protein GAST1-like: MAKAQSILLLCIALLLILAQENKVFGSTESVPEFDVRASQGSHQMYGTTQGSLKPQDCGPRCTSRCSQTSYKKPCMFFCQKCCAKCLCVPAGTYGNKQTCPCYNNWKTKRGGPKCP, encoded by the exons ATGGCCAAAGCACAAAGCATCCTCCTCCTGTGCATTGCACTCCTGCTTATTCTAGCACAGGAAAACAAG GTCTTTGGCTCCACGGAGTCGGTTCCGGAGTTTGATGTACGAGCAAGCCAAGGCAGCCATCAGATG TATGGTACCACTCAAGGCAGTCTTAAGCCACAAG attgcGGTCCGAGATGCACGTCTAGGTGCTCGCAGACATCGTACAAGAAGCCGTGCATGTTCTTCTGCCAAAAATGCTGTGCCAAGTGCCTGTGTGTTCCCGCTGGAACCTATGGGAATAAGCAAACTTGCCCTTGCTATAACAACTGGAAGACCAAGAGAGGAGGCCCGAAATGTCCCTGA